The genomic DNA acaaaagacgtaaacacaacagacaaaagacatcgttttatacattacaaaatacagacaaagtacagacacaagtgcaccaacaaactcccccttggctgtagctttgtctcggtcttcgtgtctctaagtctcggacgtcctttcCACTGTCAGATGATgagatgaccatgcacttcctgcgttgaccagcagattgaagcagtatcgggccatcctttgaaacttcatagcttgatctcgatcctgaactaagtagtttatctcatgatccttcagaacaataatatccgatctggacatattagtaatccacatcggatctattatcctGAAGTTCTCCAGACTATCTCTGAAGAGGATCACCGCTTCTCCAGTATCAGCATCGTAAACCCAGCAACGGAAGTTTCCAAGAAAGTCAGTCTTCATCTTCAGCAagggtatcttcttcatcaccttgGGAGGATCATATACCAAACGATAACGAGCTGTGTTTGtctctggatcaagtgtaaaccTAATCTGCTCGTATCTGGGAAACTGtggcttgtacagaggatccttccaacccaatctcctttccaacctgattttcttagcgaacagatccaccatcttttcttcgCTCCGATTGATGACATCTAGTTGGGCTAATACTGCaacatcataatatggaagtgtgagaatactgaggagagttctgaaatactgaagacccgtttctcttttcacgaccatgcagtgaagaTCTTTGACAAACATCCAACTAATAATGCAACCCCGAGCACGATTCTTCTCTAGCCTCATATAGTTAACCTGTTCCAatggagcgagcggaggaggattcctagcaaggaaatccgctcgccattcattcacgGTTTTCacacggttttcttgagctgatggcgaatcagaagaaagattggcgaactctgcagtcttttcagccacaaaatcatcatcaaggGCATTCACCTCCGCATTGTCCTTTCCGACATATACAGGACGATcaggatccgaaccgatgaagatttcatctATTGAAGAGAAATCGGTTTGATCCTGAACTAACGGAGTGTTATCAATCATGCTTACTGCAACATCATCCAATTCCGTCAGAGCCAGTATCTGTTCATCCGACATTTCAGAAACATATTCTCCCTCTTCTAACATTTCACCCGTAACTGGATGAAACTTCTGAGcacctgaggattcagggagatctgtaAACGTTTCTGCTTCAATACTAATATGTTCAGGCCCTGTAGATGTTTCTAGTGTCTCTGTCTGCTCAGATGGCCCAGTGgtagctgttggaggagcagAAGGAGTGTCTTGACACTACTAGAAAGCCGTTTCAGTGGGACTCCAACACCTCAGTTGTCGTATCTTCTCTGGTGGCTCATTATACAATTTTATATATTTTCGAAATTCTTGTGAATAGAAATGTTATTTTGTCGTTTTATGTTTACATTCGAAACTTACAATATTGGTTTTGAACTGATGTTAAcagaactttttttttttttttttttttttttgtaatatcaTCTGTTGGTACCACATCTTAGGTCTGGTTGGGTGGGATACATAACACTGGTCAACAGTGATCTAAATCGATGGCTGCTAACCATATCAGATTTACAGTTCGGTAACCCGTTTATTTTGTCTCCATTTCAGTGACAGAACATATGAGGTTATGGAGATGATTTTATACTACATTCTAGTGGAGTGACTGTCTGTAGGGCACCCTTTGGGCAAATGCCAGCACTGATTAATTGGCTATacttgaaagaaaaaaaatataaaaaaattaaaaagccTGCTTCGGTAATTCGCCAGTTCAACCAGTCCGACTTGTAACCAGCCGGTTCATAGTCCGACCTATCTGGTTAGTTTACACAGTTTCATAATGTTTGActttttcaagtttcaaattttgTGGACTTTTTATTGTTGTTGATTGACTTTTTCTTAATGTTTATAGTGGTTTTCCAGTATGGTTGAAGTATGTTCCTGGTATGAGCTTCAGAACTGATAATGAGTATGGTGCACAAGGGAAGTCACTTGGACCCCCTAGAAAAGCATACATGAATTGGGCCGCAAAAATGGAAGTCGGACTGAACACATGCGTCCCGTGGTCAATGTGCAAGGAAGAGGATGCACCTGACCCCGTGGTTAGTTTTCTTGATGCCTCATTCTGTCACTAAAGGGTTCCTTACTTCCTTCATATGTTTTGGTATATATGTCCGAATGAGCCGAATGGGTAATACGTCAAAACCTGTTCAGGTCAAAATAGCTAAATTTTTTCCACATGTTAACACGGGTCAAGGGGGTTAACCAAAAACCTTTTTTGTTCAATAACTTTCAAAGTTATATCATCAGTAATAAACTATGTTTTTGCATATTATCCTTTTAGTTaatgtttcctttttattttaccTCGCTAGAGATTCTAGATGTCTCTCTAATCATGCATGAATAACTCTTaaagtaggggtgcaaacgagccgagccgagctcgagctcgaccaggctcgagttcgattaacttatgagagctcaggctcgagctcggctcgaaaacaaagctcgagctcggctcgtgtgtattttctcaagcttgccggctcgggctcggctcgtttattatctattaattagtatattaaataaaaataatataaataatagactttttaggctcgtTTACTacataagcttatttttaggttcgaggtcagcttgtaaacaagtttaaataagcttggctcgactcggctcgtttacactaaggctcgataaggctcgacgagcctaacgagcttcacatgcaaggctcgagctcgggctcgataaacaaacgagctttgttttgaggctcaagctaggctcgggctcgataaggctcggctcgttttgaGTTTTTTCTCGAGCtaatctcgagtagctcgcgagccgctcggctcgtttgcacccctagatTAAAGCATTTCAATGATACTCTCGAAATCTTGATCGGATAATTCGAGAAGAAAGAATGAATATTTGTCTTCTGTTACTAGATATAGACCAAAGGTTTTTGTTTTATAGAACCAGCACAATATTTAGTTGAAATAACCGAATGCTTCATGAGAAAGTGTCAGTTTTCGATATAATTAAATTGTTGAGTTTTAATTGGTTATCATCAGTAGTAACTTTATTAGCATGCAACTCCTCCAGCAATAATTTGGTTATCATCAGTAGTAACTTTATTAGGTGCATTAAATTCTattttttctctttttaagtAAGTTGACAGAGCTTTGGGTTTTTATCAGAAACCATATACAGCAATTGATCGAGAGCATACTCCAAGATATGTAAGTGGGGGGCAGGTTTGACTTTGGGTCTTGGTATGACTTTGGTTAGTTGTTTATGGCTGAACAAATATTTGAACCATGTTTCAGTTAAGTTGATTGTTAAATTAACCATTTAAGTTATCTAACATATAGGCTTTAATGGGAATCTTGTTAATATGATGTTTAGATGCTTGGTGATCGTTTTAACGTGAAATATTGTCTCACTATGAAGGGATCTCTTCATGTTATGGAGAAGTACTTCCATAAAAAGGTTAAAATGAGTAAAAATATATACTTAGAAAATTATACATACCTACAAAAGCCATCGTGATCTACAATGCTCTGTTTTGATTGGTTGACGCTTGTACGTGCCATTAATAGAATAGTTGGGTTTTTGGCTGTTCACGCTTGTTCGATACACTCATCTTGCATTTTTATTCTTTTCCAGGTTCGCTCCAATCCCCTCATCAGCTTTCTATCATTTAGGGCTGGTTATCCCTGCACCAGTATGCTAACAGGCTTGCATCTTGTTTGGCAACTAAGGTAATCGCTGCTCTACTTATATTATATATCTTTCACACTTGGATttgattttatatgtttttttttgcaAGGACATTGACATTAGCCTGTTTGTCCCTCTTCAAGGTCTTGTAAATATATTCTCAACACACTTATGCAGGTGATTTTCCATATGCTGctctgttttttttctttttacattAATTAATGACAATTTAAGTGAGCATCTTATTTTTCAAGACTGTCCTTTTTTTTGCAGAGTTTTCAAAATAAGGGCTTGCTTTGTTGCTCCTTCTGTCACATGTTCGATGAAAGGGTTCAAGGATGTATTATGGTAACATTTTATATTTTCATTGTCATATCAGTGGTAAAGATTCTACTCACCAAAATATTTTCATTGTCATAACATTTTATATTTTCACTTAATGACGATTTAAGTGAGCATCTTATATTTTCATTGTTATTTTTTaatggaagcttctacttgaGCTATTGCGAACGCGAGAAGCGATGTCTCACCAAATTTTCATGTTTGAGGTAATATTTTTGATAGTAGACTTATTTTTTTTTCCCATTTCATTGCTAATAGCTCTTTGTTTTCTCGCACGTAGGTGCTACCAAGGAAGCAGATGTCTAACAAGATTTTTATGCATAGGTAAATTCTTCGTTATGATACCGATTTCATGTCTGTGGTTTGTACACCGACTTCTAACGTCTAAATGTCTACTATATCGAATCAAACACTAGATTTTAGAATTGAAATCCCTAGTCTATGTTAGACAATGCAAGACGAGCGTGTTGGTTGATGGGGTCAAGAAAGTGTCAGGTTGAATATCGTAATTTTCTAAAACTGGAAATAGTCGTAAAACTGGAAACAGCAATAAAGGGAATTTTTTGTAGATTGAAAAGTTGAACTTAGTTATCATTGGTTGTTTTGTAGATTGAAAAGTTGAACTTAGTTATCAAGGAGCTCGTTAaggaaaatgatgaagaaaaagaaaggcTAAATGGAATTATTGCCGGGttgttggctgaaaaagaaaaagataaggTGGATAACGATGCTATGCTCGATACGATGTCACAAATTGAAGCTGTTTACAAATACAATTTGAAGATAGGCTACAAACATTTGGTTTTAAATGTTTCGATGTTTATCGTATTAGGATTTTTTAGTTATTTGATGTTTTAGCTAGTATTTCTATTAGAATGTTTTATATGCTTTGCTTTTGATACACAtaagttttatataattttagGTTTTCATGATCTTATTAGactttttatataattttgtaattttattgattatgtaatttttatgaaaaaagaAAGGAAAAATCAACCTGAATAAAAAACCATATTCAAGCAATGACAAAATGGTAGCAAATAATTCAACTAGCTAGCTAAATACCCACCGGTTTTCAATGAAAATAGTGGTTAAATGGTGGCAAATCGGTAGCAAACATGGTGGTTAAATGGTGGTAAATCAGTAGCAAACAAGGTGGAGCGTAGCAACTTTTCAATGAAAATGGTGGTTAAATGGTGGCAAATCGGTAGCAAACATGGTGGTTAAATGGTGGCAAATCGGTAGCAAACAAGGTGGACCGTAGCAAACTAGAAGCGGTGGCAAataattttgaccaattttgtggTGGCAAAAATAAGGTggaaaaatataaaaatggtgGCTATTTGGTGGCATTAGGGCAATTGACACGGGTGTTTTTGTCACTGCATTTTCAATGGCAAAATGGTGACAACAGGGAAATTGCTACTGTTTTGTGACCAAAAGTTTCATGACAAAAACCCTCTTTTCTAGTAGTGTGAGGTGTACCAGatccacctgcagcaccggatgcagttgcaccggaacctgaggcagttgtttgatctggattagcagcatcatcatcttgatcatcctcacgccttgagggaactatccctaaggttttaCACCTTTCACTCCACAGTGTACCAACCCTCGAATGAACCTTATTGAAGTTTGTATACATGGGTTTGAAGGCTTCCATTAGTCTATCATCACGACTACTAACCTTCTCCCTTAACGCTTTCGCCTGAGTTTCCAAATTAGTACTATGTCTCTTCATAATTTCGACCTCCCTATCTCTTTCCTTGTTTGCCTGTTTTAACCTTTCAATTTCCTCGGCCTGTTCCTTGATCTTGATATTCTGAGCTTCAACAATTGAACACAGCTGGTTGTGTGCCATTACATCTTGTTTTCGCTGGACACGATATTCTTCCATTGTTCTTGTGTGTCGACCAACTATagaacccaattcactgacttgttcaatcaggaattgtaTCTTGTCAGCTTCAGAAAATCCAGACAAGGTTTCTGCTAGAGTTGGCCTTGAAGGCTCAGGTCTTAaagaaccagactgaccagcctgacccgaggcacctgtaggaccagtaatagtgagagggggtcgagcatgtgtacctgaggtgggagttgcaggcggctgttgatcaacagtcaccgtgcgtgtcccagaagacctctgaggagaagacattaGCTCCAACGTCTCTTTTTCAGTAAATTGATCACCAGAGGAAGGAACCTGctgctcaggagcagatgaaggctgGACAGAGACAGGAACAGAGGAATCACCAGCAGCTTTCTTTGACGCACGAGTACCTTGTCGTTTAGCTTTCCTCTTTCTGATAAAACCCGGAGAAGTAAGGACATAATCCTCATCCCTGTCAGAGTCTCCAGTATCACCCGTCTTCTTGATACGCACAAATCGGGGGTTCCcgcgtttatcaaagactttcatcatccctggaggaggaggattatcatcctcagacgaagAACCACCATCATcagaacctccttcctcttcagaagatgaactgctttcatcAACTATCTTCCTCGCCTCATCTATCTTGCCTTTACCCTTGTCAGTCGTAACAGTACCAGACTGACCAGCAACACCACCAGCACCACCAGCACTACCACCCGTTTCAACAACTACAGCACCACCATTACCACCAGTACTAACACGAACATCAGGATCTACAGACATTTCCTGAACCTCTTCAGCAGCAACATTTACGTTAACCTCAACTtgtgctgcagcactagaactgcgagcagaccttctagttgccttgattccatgtttagctcCAAGCTGAGTGTCAGCCAAAGCAATCAACCTTGGTTCTTCATCGTCAGAATCACTTGCGTCATGTCGCCATTTGTTGTGCTGCGGTGCCTCATAGTTAGGAATATTAAGATGACCAATCAGTTTCCTAATTGGGTCCGATTCCTTATAGGCGGCCATAAACTTAAATATCAGCAGAGTGCGTTCGATCATCGGATTCACAGGAAGAACATCTGCCTcggctttagcaagatcaggaatctgatcatctatcatcatctgcagaaacctgggatataaccagaacttggtggatgttcgctgtgttgcagacggaagtggccttcgagcgttttcctttaggttgtcgaagatatagcgagatatgttaaacggcttgttcagaatcaacgCCGTAAACAATCCAGTCAAATCGATCGGTGACAAGTCATACCCAGAACGCTTGTTGCTCATGCAATGAATAAGAATATGCAGCAAGAACTTATACCGAAGTGgcatatacttcttgttgatttgattagCCAGAACATTGTCGCTGTACTTAATCCTCATCAGTAACCCCCGCTGACATTGTAGATCTATAGAAGTAGGATCTTCCAGTTGATCTCCAAGCTGTAGACGTTCTCTGATAGTGTTTTCAGTAATAACCACAGGTTTTTCAGCAACAGTAGCCCTGATCACTTCCTTATTCTCCACCGTTTCAATCCCAGCTGAACTCCAAAATGCCTTGATGTGCGACTGATAGGCAATGTATTGCGTTGTGATGGCATAATTGATACGCGAGCGGTGAAGGTACTCCATGATGCCAGTGAACTCCGGACTGATACTGCCTACCGGTTGTAAATACgcagccatgttatgtctagattcagacaaaGCCTCAACTTCCGATTTCTCATTCTTTGTTGGCTTGGCCCGCTCTTTTCttactttcggtgccatttctgtaTAATAACACATTGACACGTAATTAGAAAAGTCAAATTGTCAAGCTAGGGTTTcatacttagaaaaatttcaatttcttgaaaattttctaagtgttgaacccTCGAAGGATCACATctatccatcgaaggattgatCATGGCACGAAGGATGACAGATGGTTCGAAGGATGTTAGTCAAGCTCGAAAGATGTCACTTATCTTGAAGGATGTCAaccttatcgaaggatcatctttcgaataatcaagagttttgaaagatatcttgatcattcgaaTGATTGAtcgatcgaaggatgatccttcgagatatctaacatctttcgagactcacctcgaaggatgttgttcagcacatctatcgaggtgatgAGTCATCATCTATCGTCATCATCTTTCGTTTTGACTACCGGAGGCACTGTTCATCGGCAAGTTTTCCGGTGGTTTTAAGTGTTTTTCCGGTGAGTTTTAATTGAAATTTCGGTGATTTGTTTTAAGTTTTGTTCAAATGTGTTCTATGCCAAACACTAACAACATCATCCACCATTTCAAACCATCAAGATTTAGACCCAAACCAGACATAAACACACATGCATCAGTTTTTGACCATAAACCCAAATCAATCCCCTGTTTTACCCAACCCAAACACTTGATATCAAAAATTCAAATGAACACACTGATGATCCGTAACAACTCAACACTATTCTAGCAACATTTGCATACCATATTCAACACCTAACATTCATCATTTTCTTAAACTAAGAAACTAAGAACAGAAAGGTAAAATAACATGATCAATTAAAGTTTCACAGTGTTGTTTGTTTTAATGTTTGAAAGAATTCTGGCTCATCCTACCGTGTTTGTCAAAGAAACATGATATCAACAAGTTTTAGAAAATTTTGGCAGAGGTTCGAGAGGTTAGAGGGTTTTGAGAGATGGTATTTTGAAACTGATAGGTGCAAATGAAGAAGAAACCCTTTTTATACcctgacctcgaaagtccaaccgtCTCGAAAGTCCAACCGTTTCGAAAGATAAATGACCATTCGAAAGATGCAAAAGAAAATCGAAAGATCAActttgggtcgaaggatccatatTTGGTTCGAAagatccagatatttgaaagatctggatcgaaggataccagatatttgttgttatccttcgaaagatatctttcgaccttTTCCATCTTTCAAAAGATCTGGTCAACTCGAAAGAtcaattggtcaaatccttcgttgaccaaaacATCTTTCGACTGAAAcagttgactttcattgactttcttgaccatctgatctttcgagggccattgcttcctcgaaggatcagatttcccaccaacactttggatttttgggaatttcaatttaaacccttcaaattttggaggttttcagaaatgaccattttgaaaagttgtccgttatgaagttctgcaaaggttagttttatgaagtatctcggcttgtcaggtatcggatcaagcaccaacatcagttaatcaaaaataatgttaaattgaaaatctttttggattttgtgatttgataaaataaaaggcaacaattttagtatcctttgaatgttatcaaacgacatcaccgctaatgtcgtgctgatatgcaccaaacgacaaaactgtttaaaataaagcaGTAGAAATTAAGCAGtaagtaaatatgtacaaacacaacaatatttttgcgagtttctggccaagagaatcatatcagcttgcggtcttttgtcaaaacacatttccttttaaaattcttttacagaagttGATAAGTATTCTatcacaattaccgatattgttatccacttaaactcaacaatcaagtgtaatcataatacaatgagatacgtctaaggtatgatttatacttaccgaccggtgttcatccactcacgacacattcccgtatcaaggtatgcacgagagttcatcatactgggagtataccatttatcatccgtttttaacgtatatatatacaatgtgaacaagtcacttatttgagtttgaaaacaagccctatgtgatagaatcacttattgatgaggaacttgattttcgatgcatgagggcacaggagcaagtccgtgaacaggtcagtacttccgtacagcagagagacgaacttgactcccggatagatgtgatattttatcacttattttgatggacatgtgattgtttatcacttattgaggtcgaatgcagtatgaattatgtacacgtatgtatggtatcatggaagaacttagactttgtcttttatagaaacaaccatgatacccagatgataaacagcataaaccccgaatatctcagaacctcggcaatctatcaaacgaaatttcggtaccaagaccatatgccaatgagcggttcccacgcggttttcagttcgttatgtttatatctcctgcatactttaaaatgatcgtgagtctaccggtacatcattagtagagctacttatcattttctttttcttttgatttctggaaacatgtttcaaccgacctctgatgtaatatcactttctcttatattaccaagaaactcatttttgtttttctattgtttttgtgtttttctgaattttctcccccttaaatgcagaaagtaaataaattaaagacatatttttgtatttttgtggtttttcaatgtttttgtatttttcttgaaactctctccccctaaaattcaaaaataaagagaatgaaagatatttttggatttttggtttttagaaaaatatttacaaaaacgatttc from Helianthus annuus cultivar XRQ/B chromosome 7, HanXRQr2.0-SUNRISE, whole genome shotgun sequence includes the following:
- the LOC110867867 gene encoding uncharacterized protein LOC110867867; this encodes MSFRTDNEYGAQGKSLGPPRKAYMNWAAKMEVGLNTCVPWSMCKEEDAPDPVVRSNPLISFLSFRAGYPCTSMLTGLHLVWQLRSCKYILNTLMQSFQNKGLLCCSFCHMFDERVQGCIMLLLELLRTREAMSHQIFMFEVIFLIVDLFFFPISLLIALCFLARRCYQGSRCLTRFLCIGKFFIEKLNLVIKELVKENDEEKERLNGIIAGLLAEKEKDKVDNDAMLDTMSQIEAVYKYNLKIGYKHLVLNVSMFIVLGFFSYLMF